In one Platichthys flesus chromosome 3, fPlaFle2.1, whole genome shotgun sequence genomic region, the following are encoded:
- the LOC133940297 gene encoding secretory carrier-associated membrane protein 1-like isoform X1 has protein sequence MSDFDSNPFADPDFSNPFQDPSVTQVTRSAPPGGLEEYNPFTDGRTAAPGNAPKSTPAPAQNTQPAIMKPTEEPPAYSQQQTQPRRNEDQARVQAELLRRQEELEKKAAELDRREKELQSHGAAGGRKNNWPPLPEKFPVGPCFYHDIAVDIPVEFQKTVKIMYNLWIFHAGTLFVNMFGCLAWFCVDASRGVDFGLAMLWFLLFTPCSFVCWYRPLYGAFRSDSSFRFFVFFFVYICQFGVHVLQTIGITGWGTCGWITALTGLNASIPVGIIMLLIAALFTALSVGSLIMFKKVHVLYRTTGASFEKAQQEFATGVMTNKTVQTAAANAAANAATNAARGAFKPHP, from the exons ATGTCCGATTTTGACAGCAACCCGTTCGCGGACCCGGACTTCAGCAACCCCTTCCAG GATCCCTCTGTGACGCAGGTGACCCGGTCTGCCCCTCCTGGTGGTCTGGAGGAATATAACCCCTTCACAGACGGCAGAACG GCAGCCCCTGGAAATGCCCCCAAATCAACTCCTGCCCCAGCCCAGAACACACAACCTGCCATCATGAAGCCCACAGAAGAGCCTCCGGCTTATTCACAGCAACAGACTCAG CCGAGGCGTAATGAG GACCAAGCACGTGTTCAGGCTGAGTTGTTGAGAAGGCAGGAGGAGTTAGAGAAGAAAGCAGCGGAGCTTGATCGTCGCGAGAAAGAGTTGCAGTCTCACGGAGCCGCGggag GGCGTAAGAACAACTGGCCTCCACTGCCAGAGAAGTTCCCCGTTGGCCCATGTTTCTACCATGATATCGCTGTGGACATTCCTGTGGAGTTCCAGAAGACCGTCAAGATCATGTACAACCTTTGGATCT TCCATGCAGGCACGCTCTTTGTGAACATGTTCGGCTGCCTGGCCTGGTTCTGTGTGGATGCATCCCGTGGTGTCGATTTTGGCCTGGCGATGCTCTGGTTCCTGCTGTTCACCCCCTGTTCTTTCGTCTGCTGGTACAGACCGCTCTACGGGGCTTTCAG GAGTGACAGTTCGTTCCgcttctttgtcttcttcttcgtctacATCTGTCAGTTTGGAGTTCACGTCCTGCAAACTATCGGCATCACCGGCTGGGGAACATG tgGCTGGATTACAGCTTTAACTGGTCTGAACGCCAGCATCCCAGTGGGCATCATCATGTTGCTGATCGCAGCTCTGTTCACTGCACTGTCCGTGGGCTCGCTCATCATGTTTAAAAAG GTGCACGTTCTCTATCGGACCACCGGGGCCAGTTTTGAGAAGGCTCAGCAGGAGTTTGCGACTGGAGTCATGACCAACAAGACGGTTCAGACGGCAGCCGCCAATGCTGCCGCTAACGCTGCAACCAACGCTGCTCGTGGGGCCTTTAAACCTCATCCAtaa
- the LOC133940371 gene encoding betaine--homocysteine S-methyltransferase 1-like — protein sequence MAPAKKGILERLDAGEVVIGDGGFVFALEKRGYVKAGPWTPEAAAEHPEAVRQLHREFLRAGANVMQTFTFYASDDKLENRGNKLTFTGAQINEAACDLAREVANEGDALVAGGVCQTPSYLSCKSETDVKSILKKQLDVFIKKDVDFLIAEYFEHVEEAVWAVEVLKETGKPVAACMCIGPEGDMHGVSPGDCAVRLVKAGAQIVGVNCHFDPMTCVKAVKMMKEGVEKAGLKAHYMVQPLAYHTPDCSCQGFIDLPEFPFGLEPRILSRWDMHQYAREAYNAGILFIGGCCGFEPYHIRAVAEELAPERGYLPAASEKHGSWGAGLEMHTKPWVRARARRDYWENLKPASGRPLCPSMSAPDSWGVTKGHSDLMQQKEATSQDQLKELFVRSKTH from the exons ATGGCACCAGCAAAGAAG GGAATCTTGGAGCGTCTTGACGCTGGGGAGGTCGTGATCGGCGATGGTGGTTTCGTCTTTGCCCTGGAGAAGAGGGGATACGTGAAGGCCGGTCCCTGGACCCcggaagctgctgcagagcaccCTGAAGCAG TGAGACAGCTGCACAGGGAGTTCCTCAGGGCCGGGGCCAACGTTATGCAGACCTTCACCTTCTATGCCAGTGACGACAAACTGGAGAACAGGGGCAACAAGCTCACTTTCACC GGAGCTCAGATCAACGAGGCCGCCTGCGATTTGGCCCGTGAGGTCGCCAACGAGGGCGATGCGCTGGTTGCCGGAGGAGTCTGTCAGACTCCGTCCTACCTGAGCTGCAAGAGTGAGACCGATGTGAAGTCCATCCTGAAGAAACAGCTGGATGTGTTCATCAAGAAGGACGTGGACTTCCTGATCGCTGAG TACTTCGAGCACGTTGAGGAGGCCGTGTGGGCTGTGGAGGTGCTGAAGGAGACGGGGAAGCCTGTGGCTGCTTGTATGTGCATCGGACCAGAGGGAGACATGCACGGCGTCTCACCTGGAGATTGTGCTGTCAGGCTGGTCAAAGCCG GTGCCCAGATCGTTGGAGTCAACTGCCACTTTGACCCCATGACCTGCGTGAAGGCTGTCAAGATGATGAAGGAGGGAGTGGAGAAGGCCGGGCTGAAGGCACATTACATGGTGCAGCCCCTCGCATACCACACCCCCGACTGCAGCTGTCAGGGATTCATCGATCTGCCAGAGTTCCCCTTCG GTCTGGAGCCCAGAATTCTGAGCCGCTGGGACATGCACCAATACGCCAGAGAGGCCTACAACGCCGGCATTCTCTTCATCGGTGGCTGCTGTGGATTTGAGCCCTACCACATCAGGGCTGTGGCCGAGGAGCTGGCCCCCGAGAGAGGCTACCTCCCAGCTGCCTCAGAGAAACATGGAAGCTGGGGTGCAGGTCTGGAGATGCACACCAAGCCCTGGGTCAGAGCCAG AGCCCGCCGTGACTACTGGGAGAACCTGAAGCCAGCCTCCGGCCGGCCCCTGTGTCCCTCCATGTCTGCCCCTGATAGCTGGGGTGTTACCAAGGGCCACTCTGATCTCATGCAGCAGAAAGAGGCCACCTCTCAGGACCAACTCAAAGAGCTGTTTGTCAGGTCAAAGACCCACTGA
- the LOC133940297 gene encoding secretory carrier-associated membrane protein 1-like isoform X2: MSDFDSNPFADPDFSNPFQDPSVTQVTRSAPPGGLEEYNPFTDGRTAAPGNAPKSTPAPAQNTQPAIMKPTEEPPAYSQQQTQDQARVQAELLRRQEELEKKAAELDRREKELQSHGAAGGRKNNWPPLPEKFPVGPCFYHDIAVDIPVEFQKTVKIMYNLWIFHAGTLFVNMFGCLAWFCVDASRGVDFGLAMLWFLLFTPCSFVCWYRPLYGAFRSDSSFRFFVFFFVYICQFGVHVLQTIGITGWGTCGWITALTGLNASIPVGIIMLLIAALFTALSVGSLIMFKKVHVLYRTTGASFEKAQQEFATGVMTNKTVQTAAANAAANAATNAARGAFKPHP, translated from the exons ATGTCCGATTTTGACAGCAACCCGTTCGCGGACCCGGACTTCAGCAACCCCTTCCAG GATCCCTCTGTGACGCAGGTGACCCGGTCTGCCCCTCCTGGTGGTCTGGAGGAATATAACCCCTTCACAGACGGCAGAACG GCAGCCCCTGGAAATGCCCCCAAATCAACTCCTGCCCCAGCCCAGAACACACAACCTGCCATCATGAAGCCCACAGAAGAGCCTCCGGCTTATTCACAGCAACAGACTCAG GACCAAGCACGTGTTCAGGCTGAGTTGTTGAGAAGGCAGGAGGAGTTAGAGAAGAAAGCAGCGGAGCTTGATCGTCGCGAGAAAGAGTTGCAGTCTCACGGAGCCGCGggag GGCGTAAGAACAACTGGCCTCCACTGCCAGAGAAGTTCCCCGTTGGCCCATGTTTCTACCATGATATCGCTGTGGACATTCCTGTGGAGTTCCAGAAGACCGTCAAGATCATGTACAACCTTTGGATCT TCCATGCAGGCACGCTCTTTGTGAACATGTTCGGCTGCCTGGCCTGGTTCTGTGTGGATGCATCCCGTGGTGTCGATTTTGGCCTGGCGATGCTCTGGTTCCTGCTGTTCACCCCCTGTTCTTTCGTCTGCTGGTACAGACCGCTCTACGGGGCTTTCAG GAGTGACAGTTCGTTCCgcttctttgtcttcttcttcgtctacATCTGTCAGTTTGGAGTTCACGTCCTGCAAACTATCGGCATCACCGGCTGGGGAACATG tgGCTGGATTACAGCTTTAACTGGTCTGAACGCCAGCATCCCAGTGGGCATCATCATGTTGCTGATCGCAGCTCTGTTCACTGCACTGTCCGTGGGCTCGCTCATCATGTTTAAAAAG GTGCACGTTCTCTATCGGACCACCGGGGCCAGTTTTGAGAAGGCTCAGCAGGAGTTTGCGACTGGAGTCATGACCAACAAGACGGTTCAGACGGCAGCCGCCAATGCTGCCGCTAACGCTGCAACCAACGCTGCTCGTGGGGCCTTTAAACCTCATCCAtaa
- the kgd4 gene encoding 28S ribosomal protein S36, mitochondrial, protein MGSKVSSKMAAPAARVIQAVRPRAPLIKFPSRQGLPKPNAQEALKTSAVTFPQHSAGSSPSAPAPPSLPRPHIPLAPIPGTPDTLASIQLFPARYRRRPVTAEEMDYIQRGGPE, encoded by the exons ATGGGAAGCAAAGTCAGCTCCAAAATGGCTGCCCCGGCCGCTCGAGTGATCCAG gCTGTTCGGCCTCGTGCTCCACTGATCAAGTTCCCCAGCAGACAAGGGCTCCCAAAACCCAACG CCCAAGAGGCATTAAAGACATCAGCCGTTACCTTTCCCCAACACAGCGCTGGCAGCTCACCTTCAGCCCCAGCACCGCCTTCACTACCAAGACCTCACATACCTTTGGCCCCGATCCCTGGCACGCCGGACACACTGGCCTCTATTCAGCTCTTCCCTGCGAGGTACCGAAGGAGACCGGTGACCGCGGAGGAAATGGACTACATCCAG CGCGGCGGACCTGAGTGA
- the LOC133940355 gene encoding betaine--homocysteine S-methyltransferase 1-like, with protein MAPGKKGIIERLNAGEVVIGDGGFVFALEKRGYVKAGPWTPEATVTHPEAVRQLHREFLRAGSNVMQAFTFYASDDKLENRGQTLSITGVQVNEAACDLAREVANEGDALVAGGVCQTPSYLSCKSETEVKGIFKKQLEVFAKKNVDFLIAEYFEHVEEAEWAVQVLKASGKPVAASLCIGPEGDMHGVSPGECAVRLVKAGAQIVGVNCHFDPMTCVKAVKLMKEGVEKAGLKAHYMVQPLAFHTPDCNCQGFIDLPEFPFGLEPRILTRWDMHKYAREAYKAGIKFIGGCCGYEPYHIRAVAEELALERGVMPPGSDKHGMWGAGLEMHTKPWVRARARRDYWEHLLPASGRPLCASLSTPESWGVTKGHTDLLQHKEATSTQEMKHVLEKQKKAKSSA; from the exons ATGGCACCTGGCAAGAAG GGTATCATTGAACGGCTGAATGCCGGGGAAGTGGTGATTGGCGATGGAGGCTTCGTGTTTGCACTGGAGAAGAGGGGATATGTGAAGGCTGGGCCCTGGACTCCTGAAGCCACTGTCACTCATCCTGAAGcag TGCGACAGCTGCACAGGGAGTTCCTCAGGGCCGGATCCAATGTCATGCAGGCATTTACGTTCTACGCCAGTGATGACAAACTGGAGAACAGGGGTCAGACACTCAGTATCACT GGAGTACAAGTCAACGAGGCCGCCTGTGACCTGGCAAGGGAGGTGGCCAACGAGGGCGATGCTCTGGTCGCTGGTGGAGTGTGTCAGACTCCGTCCTACCTGAGCTGCAAGAGTGAGACAGAAGTGAAGGGCATCTTCAAGAAACAGCTGGAAGTGTTCGCAAAGAAGAACGTGGACTTCCTTATTGCTGAG TACTTTGAGCACGTTGAGGAGGCGGAGTGGGCCGTGCAGGTGCTGAAGGCCAGCGGGAAGCCTGTGGCTGCCTCTCTGTGCATCGGGCCGGAGGGGGACATGCACGGCGTCTCACCTGGAGAGTGTGCCGTCAGGCTGGTGAAGGCTG GTGCCCAGATCGTTGGCGTCAACTGCCACTTTGACCCCATGACCTGCGTGAAGGCTGTGAAGTTGATGAAGGAGGGAGTGGAGAAGGCCGGGCTGAAGGCTCACTACATGGTGCAGCCACTTGCCTTCCACACTCCCGACTGCAACTGTCAGGGATTCATTGACCTACCAGAATTCCCCTTTG GCCTGGAGCCAAGGATCCTGACCCGCTGGGACATGCACAAGTACGCCAGAGAGGCCTACAAGGCTGGAATCAAGTTCATTGGAGGCTGCTGTGGCTATGAGCCTTACCACATCAGAGCTGTGGCAGAGGAGCTAGCCCTGGAGAGAGGGGTGATGCCCCCCGGCTCGGACAAACATGGAATGTGGGGCGCTGGTCTGGAGATGCACACCAAGCCCTGGGTCAGAGCCAG GGCCCGCCGTGACTACTGGGAGCATCTCCTGCCCGCATCCGGCCGTCCCCTGTGCGCGTCCCTCTCCACACCAGAGAGCTGGGGTGTGACCAAGGGccacactgacctgctgcagcacaaagagGCAACCAGCACCCAGGAGATGAAGCATGTGCTGGAAAAGCAGAAGAAGGCCAAGTCCTCTGCATGA
- the LOC133940339 gene encoding LHFPL tetraspan subfamily member 2a protein-like: MCHVIVTCRSMLWTLLSIVVAFAELIAFMSPDWLLGFPRSDSGVSGAGVDPGEYRPSLGLYSRCLQVGARGVGVSCGPYAWTFGEVASGFWKAAMLFLAAGTLVLGCVACLSIFSLCFQSILKKSIFNICGLLQAIAGLLLMVGLMLYPAGWGSEKVIGYCGPDASPFRPALCSLGWAFYAAIGGTLATFLCSVLSAQAEVATSSDKVQEEIEEGKSLICLL, from the exons ATGTGCCATGTCATTGTAACGTGCCGCTCCATGCTCTGGACACTGCTCAGCATTGTGGTGGCCTTTGCTGAGCTCATCGCCTTCATGagtcctgattggctgctgggaTTCCCCCGCTCGGACTCCGGTGTGAGTGGTGCGGGGGTGGATCCCGGGGAGTACCGGCCGTCGCTCGGCCTCTACAGCCGCTGCCTGCAGGTCGGGGCGCGGGGAGTGGGGGTGAGCTGTGGGCCGTACGCCTGGACGTTCGGGGAAGTGGCCAGTGGCTTCTGGAAGGCGGCCATGTTGTTTCTGGCCGCTGGGACGTTGGTGCTGGGCTGCGTGGCCTGTCTCTCCATCTTCAGCTTGTGTTTCCAGAGCATCCTGAAGAAGAGCATATTCAACATCTGTGGGCTGCTGCAGGCTATCGCAG gCCTGCTGCTGATGGTGGGCCTCATGCTGTACCCTGCCGGCTGGGGTTcagagaaggtcatcggctacTGTGGCCCTGATGCCTCGCCCTTCAGGCCGGCTCTGTGCTCGCTCGGCTGGGCGTTCTACGCGGCGATAGGAGGAACACTGGCGACCTTCCTGTGCTCTGTTCTGTCCGCGCAGGCTGAGGTCGCCACCTCCAGCGATAAGGTCCAGGAGGAGATCGAGGAGGGGAAGAGTCTGATATGCCTGCTCTGA